The DNA window taaacagacagacagacagacagacaatcagtcaatcagacagacagacagacagacaaacagatagacagtcagtcagttagtcaggtaaacagacagacagacagacagataaacagacagacagacagacagacaatcagtcaatcagacagacagactgacagacagatacagtcagtcagttagtcaggtagacagacagacagacagacagacagacagacaaatagacagacagacagacaatcagtcaatcagacagacagacagacagacagatagacagtcagtcagttagtcaggtagacagacagacagacagacagagacagatagacagacagacagacagacagacagatagacagtcagtcagtcagtctggtagacagacagacagacaatcagtcaatcagacagacagacagacagacagatagacagtcagtcagttagtcaggtagacagacagacagacagacagacaatcagtcagttagtcaggtagacagacagacagacagacagacaatcagtcaatcagacagacagacagacagatagacagtcagttagttagtcaggtagacagacagacagacagacagacagacaatcagtcagtcagaaagacacagacagacagatagacagtcagtcagttagtcaggtagacagacagacagacagacagacagacagacagacagatagtcagtcagtcagtcaggtagacagacagacagacagacagacagacatacagacagaaagatagacagtcagtcagttagtcaggtagacagacagacggacagacagacagacagatagacagacagacagataaacagacagacaatcagtcaatcagacagacagacagacagacagacagatagacagtcagtcagttagtcaggtaaacagacacagacagacagacagacagacagataaacagacagacagacagacagacaatcagtcaatcagacagacagactgacagacagatagacagtcagtcagttagtcaggtagacagacagacagacagacagacagacagacagacaatcagtcaatcagacagacagacagacagatagacagtcagtcagttagtcaggtagacagacagacagacagacagacagacagacagatagacagtcagtcagtcagtcaggtagacagacagacagacagacagacaatcagtcagttagtcaggtagacagacagacagacagacagacagacagacagacagacagacagacaatcagtcagtcagacagacagacaaatatatgTTATGTAAATTTAaattatctatatctatttctatttatccatttatctacgCTGTGGCTTGTGGTGGAGAGTGTGTACTGGaagactgcgtgtgtgtgtgtgtgtatgtgtgtgtgggaagcggTGTCCAGTGTCCATCTTCCCCCCATTAGTagcgtaggcaattttatttatagtggtgctcATGCAAGGGTCAATATCAATCTTTTAAACTGTTGCCTTGTCGCTTTGCAATATAATTAACCAGGAAGATTATGAAAGCTTGTCTCATAGTGCttatcgtgagagagagagagagagagagagagagagagagagagagagagagagagagagagagagagagagagagagagagagagagagacccatgtGTTTTTCCAGTGGCTTTTTGTAGAGTGTTGGAAGAGTGGAGTGAGAATACTAGTGGTGGGTGGAGATGAGCGTTCCACCACTCCATCACTGACTGTCCTTGATTGTCCTTCCGTGCTTCACTGCGACATGTATTTCCTAATGTGTGATATGGCCTTATCATATCATTGCTCTGTCACCACCTCTTCATGTATTAGCAACAGTTATATTAGCTctttgctgttactactactactactactactactactacactactactattacttctactattactactactatcaccttcactactactactactactactactacgactacgacgacTAGTACTCTTAtcgccatcactactactactactactactactactactaccattactactactactactattagaacttctactatattactactacttcttttactactattacttttactactactactactactactaccatataaAACCATGTTCTTTTAACGCTGAAATATAATGTAGTTATGTAGACATGGCCAATGTATTATGATGCGACTAACTTTACTTGAGTGTGTGTTAGAAAACGGGCGAAAAGAAAACGTTGTACGAGGATATTGCAAAGTACAACTCGATTTTCTGAAACTACAAGATTTTAGCTTTAATTTGATACCACATTGTTATCTCCAGTAGAGCTATCTTTATTTCTAGAGCACTTTGCAGCTCTTCACCGCAGCGCTAGAGGGAAGGCACTTATCTCCCTCCCCCGACACTCTGATGTAGCCTGTCAAACCTTCCTATTGACTCGCCactaactccaccaccactcatcatgTGTCTTCCCAGTTCTCTAATAAACCTTAATTGGTCAAGTTTAAACTAAGTCAACAAACCgtgcatttatttttccattcctgacgctgcattgtgggtaactTGTACGTGACCAATGCTGACAGGCTTCCAGGGGTAATTAGGATTGAAAAAGCTGAGAACTGTtgcattagactattttattgacattagcaaggatgcatggagggcacaagattaatggccgcagtcttcaccatttcaataaTAGTTTGTGAAGGTGTACAGAATCACCAGACAGTCACCATTATGAATATGGAGACCCATCCTGCTACTGAAGGCCGGGGCTAATCTCTGTTAGGACGTGAGCACACAAGTCTGTTTGCCCGCGCTGACCCACGCCAAGGATGAAGCCCTTTGACTCCCAGTGCATAAGGTGTGGCCACACTACACACTAAACCATCTTGGAGGGAATCACTGGACACCTCAAGGCCTTATccaaacttattattattattattattattattattattattatcattattactatcaatggatggatagatagatagataggtggtggtggtgatggtgatggtggtggtgatggtggtggaagccTCTTGGAGTCTTccctagtggtgatggtggttgtggtgacaggtaGTGTGGCGTGGTGAGGCGCCCCTGCCTCTCGTCACGTCACACAGGACAGGAGGTGTCTCCACCACCAATGTGAGCCTTGATCCCTTTCTGCAGTGGTCGTTCCCGGGCGCGCTGCACTACACCAcaagacacaccaccaccaccaccacgatgttGACGCCCGTCGCCACCCACGCCATTAACTCAGCCGTGCCGGAGTTGGCGGTGTCAAAATCAACGCCCACTGGTGTGGTCCCGTCCCACCCGGGTCGCCGGTGACAGGGttgcaggaggaggtgaagagggccTGTCCCTCGATGGTCACTGTGTGCCCCAGGAAGGCACACTGGGGCGGCAGCTCCCTGATCCACACCATCTCGTTGTCCAGGGTGACCTGCGCCACGCCGCCGTGGTGCCGCACCTCCACCAGTTGCCAGCCGGCGCGGGACGGCGTGATGTCGGCGAGGTGCGGGTACAAGGTGGCGCCCCGCGTGGTGGTGCACGTCACCTGGAGCTGCAGCCTCACTGAGTCCTCGCCGGGCCGGAAGTAGAACAGAGCATTGTCCCGCCGGGTGGTCAAGACGTCTTTGTTCCCGCCGCGCCCCGAGGAGTGCTTGTAGTGCGGACACCTCACGCGGCACCCCACCGCCGCCTCCACGTACTGCACCGCACTTACCTGCAGGGTGTTACAGCTCAGGGGCACGTCCCTGTCCTGCAGCACCACAGCAGCGGCCCCTGagggctccaccaccaccgagtTGTCCTTGACCTGCACCTGCAGGAGAGTCCAGGCGGTGGGCAGCAAGGTCACGTGATGAAGGAAGCCATAGTCGACGAGCGTGCCGTTACTGCAGGTTCCCTTGTACAGCTTGAACCGCACGCTGGAAATCTTAGACTTCTGTTCCACGCGGACACAGGCTGTGGAGGCCGCGTGTGTCTCATGCACAGCAAAGTCCAGCCGCCACTGAGGCTCCAAGGGGCGCAGGGTGAGGGTGGTGGGCAGCGGGAAGGTGGACTGCAGGCTGCTGTCCAGCACCTCACAAGGCGTCTGCTGTCCTGCCGCCTctgacgccaccaccaccaccaccaccaccagacactccctccaccagcaccaccttcgCCACGACGCCTCCACCATGACGGCCGCGGTGGTAGTGTGATGGTTCCGCTGCGGCGCTGTGCTTCACTCAGTGGCCTGCGCTGATCAGAACACAAACATATTAATCAggtcagcgtgtgtgtgtgtgtgtgtgtgtgtgtgtgtgtgtgtgtgtgacattaacAAAGCTATCTTAGTGGGCGTCTGTGTGCTGGTCTTGCAAGAAAAATGACTGAAgcagcacaggaggaggaggaggaggaggaggaggaggacacgaccCTGGTTAGGTCtatagaagagaagacaacagcCAGCCAGTGTAGCAGGTTGGTGTGTgtagaagatgaggaagtaCAATGGGGAGTCTTTATAAGTAGTACAGAACATGCCTGCAGTGTCACTCTGTCAACACAAAGATGCAATAATTCGTtatgatatatttttctacataattcctTCTAAGTAGTGAACAAATGTATCCCCCAGCCTCCTCCACCTATTCGCGGGGGTTACGTTCCTTCCCCTCCCGCGAATCCCGAAAATCCACGAATTATTGATGCAGCTTTAAAACACCTATGTATGATAATATATACGCTAAAATATGCTTCCCAAACACATTCTAAGGACAGACTTACTCATTAATACAGTAATAATGTAGTAATATGTAGTAATGATAAactaaaaacagtaataatgtTGTATAATttgaaaatcagagagagagagagagagagagagagagagagagtgcgcatGAAGCCGTGACATTGTTATTTTAAAGTTATTTACCAGTTATTGTATCATTAACTTGATAGTTGAGttgatttcatttatagtggtataaTTATGAATTAAAGTTTGTATTGTTTAGAGTTGGAAGGATTTGAATGGGTTTGTTTGCTGTTTCGATTCTGGTTAATATGTTGTGTAAGTATAGTGGTCGGCAGTACAGAGACACAGTCGCCTCTTGGTTTTGGTGGGACACGGctgtggtggcagtgttggGTGGTACAAGCTGGGTGATTGATAGGAGAGAATTCATTGGCCGACGTAAGATTTAATTGTTTGTTATTATGTTGACTAGTTAGCTGTGTTAATCGCGACAAGATCAACATCAAGCACCCTGGTGGTCAACTCAAGTCTTTACAAGCACCACCATGCCAAGCCACGCACACCACATCAACCACAATCGACGACAACAAGGCCTCACTGACAGCAATGGGGCCACTTCATTCTTGCCATATGTCTGATGAGGGGACGGGATGAACAACCCCGTGTTTGGACACGTCCCTGGCTATCAAGGAGGCGTCAGGAGAGCGTGTACTTCCGACTGGTGAGGGAGTTGTCGCTGTAGTAGAACTCATCCGTAGCTACCCACAAGGTGTGGCTCCTCTTGGGTGCGACGATGCCACTGCTATAACAGTAccttcttcaaagaaaacggagtgatgatcgttctctacttcactaaaagaagtcagaagagacccaaatacctatgcagctatatagtacattaaatgcaataaagattctggttatatacatgaaaatgagacaagtaatttacatgtttgtcaaataagtgcacatacgagtagaaacagagtaatatattgagtggttccttgcttgagtcaaaggtaagagtgttgccagatttgctttctcttgcaagaaatatctattaaggcggaatatgaatgccttggtctggctgcgcaagacagtgtatgacggggaagcgtcagggggtccttccatggtggtgaatgccttggtctggctgcgcaagacagtgtatgacgggAAGCGTCAggggtccttccatggtggtgaatgccttggtctggctgcgcaagacagtgtatgacgggAAGCGTCAggggtccttccatggtggtgaatgccttggtctggctgcgcaagacagtgtatgacggggaagcgtcagggggtccttccatggtggtgaatgccttggtctggctgcgcaagacagtgtatgacgggAAGCGTCAggggtccttccatggtggtgaatgccttggtctggctgcgcaagacagtgtatgacggggaagcgtcagggggtccttccatggtaGTGACCAGAGAAGTGAAGCGACACGTGCGTGGCGACCTGACTCACCCCCCCAACCTCCCCGAGAATTTCCACTTGGGTCGTGAGTGGCACCGTCGCCTGACCTGATAATTATGACACATCACCGTCCATGTATATGAActagattaatttattttcgtatatgacaattatttatatcatctaccacttaattaaggtttctgaatgttctgagaACGTTTTTTTGTTGATAATGCTATGACTACAGGACAGTGAGtagcttgtttttattggagattTGGCATAGTCTCACGGCAGACATGGCCAACGCCCTATGGGTAGGTACGGATGGGTTTTAGTATAGAAGACCCAGGTGCACTTAGGGAGTGGATTCGCCTGGACCGCACCCAATTTCATCATGTGCCATAATTGGTGACGCCTCTCATAGAGAAGCAAAGCACCAATATGAGGCAACCCGTCAGTGCTGGAGAACGACTGATGCTCACTTTAAGATACCTCGCATCAGGTTAGCATTGGGATAATTTATTAGCAGAGGGCATCTTTGCTGGGCTAAGATATATAGTTTGGGGTATTATTACAGTCCCACACCAGTCTAGAAACTGTGGACTGGCTTTTCTTGTCCAACCCTGCTGGCCAACAGTAGAttcggttaagttaggttatgctGTATATTTACAAAGTCCATATTCTGGCattcattattaataataaatgCTTCACTGGTTCTATTTTTGGTAATTCAGTAAATGTGCAGAATAGACCCGCCTAAAGAATCGGCCTAAAACTTGGTTCTGCACATTGTACTAACATGAATGAAGGTTTAAATGAGGGTTTACAGTCACTCCGGCCCCTAATTACACCGGCCCTCAGTCACTGTGGCCCCCAACCCTAGTCACTCCGGCCTACCACCCTAGTCACTCCGGCCTATCACCCTAGTCACTCCGGCCCACCACCCTAGTCACTCCGGCCCACTAATTATACTATGTTATCTAGAAAGAATATATAGCTTTACACAAGCATTATCACTTCCTTCTGTCTGCATCATGGCACAGTCAACTAGGGTAGTAGCAGATGTAAACATATTGGCTTTCTCTCTAGCGAGGGActttgcagcagcagtagtgactGGTGCCGTAACAGCGGCTCCTGTCTTACCTTGATGAAGATGAGGACGGGACCCACGAGTGAAAATATTAGATTCCTGGTATacagtgttacggcccgcccgtaacatgcattactaccatcacctcctccgcttgttacctcgttcgccacctctccgcctccccttccacgtcaccgtctcatgaaccttccacgccaccgtctcgtgaaccttccacgtcaccgtttcatgaagccccgctactgtcccgaagttggattcacgcggccctttcgactcaaccgaaagtgttgagccagctcttggttttctggattggcagttgagatccaagcctcaaccagtgaacacaacgcctcttggttctgccgtgggatcaaccatcacccagcatttcaccactgcgacaccgcataagtatcacttccctcgtccgtgttttccacattgcctctatataggattagtattattgttaggtattaagttgggttctttattgttgtatttattactgtgttatatgtatatgtgtatgtcattttcctgtgtttcatgttatatatctgtgtttcatgattcttgttatatatgtgtcaatttcattatgggttattaaaatagtttTTTAAATTAACcctcttttgcatttcctcaccagttgaacctgcagtgtttttttttattgttattgttcaccggctctccgatgccaatcttaccagtttaaccggtgaacgtaacaatatataaacacacacacacacacacacacacacaacccaacaATATATATTGCTAACTTTACACACATGCGTGCCGCCAGGGAGGCCGGAGTGACCTGGGTCGAACGCGGGAGAGGGCGGAGTGACCGGGACCGGAAAAACTAAGGGCTGGAATAACGAGAGGCCGGAGTGACTTGCTACCTATATAATTATAATCCTGCTTGcgcgagtctttcaacagtttacgtattggttctcctgtgacgcggcacacacactctctctctctctctctctctctctctctctctctaaaatagacaagtagacaggcatcttttttgttgttttattttcctctttttccacaccacccatgaggtaagagttaaggtgcgttttttttatagaggttttatcctgtaggcataatcctctctcagctacTTAATGagacagttcttcgtcagaagtgtcctccacattgataataaaagaatcctctaagcagaacttgttgacgctgtaaataattaatttctcttgactatgaaggttgcgagggcgagtagcgcggacgagatattcaccttccatcctgagcgacaggagggaggagtgactcCATTTGACCTGGGGATAcagtgcagcctgactgtcaataaagaaatatacgagTACATtgttatggagaggcgccacaatgtggagcgcctccagtacagcatacagttctgccagtggtgtagtggaagacatgggtggagggagccgcctggaaacctcagtgtcagtgtacagactggcagagatgtagtcacggatgaacagcccagcCACATCcacacctgctgccattgactcacCCTTCACAATACACATGAATAGCCTCAACGTGTGGCTACTtagacaatttagtcatgaacatgtcttacagcacatgagggagccatgGAGTcactcttgggctgatgcagagagtgactatcaacactgacacgctcggtagctcagtggttagagcgctggcttcacaagccagaggaccggggttcgattccctggccgggtggagatatttgggtgtgtctcctttcacgtgtagcccctgttcactgttcagtgttcagtgttcacctagcagtgagtaggtacgggatgtaaatcgaggagttgtgaccttgttgtcccggtgtgtggtgtgtgcctggtctcaggcctagtgAACCAAacagggttccaggcgggttgcagcggtgacagaacaacgttaatacaagcctctactacacctacacttgtcactACTcacaagatcttcctgaggtgtggtgttgtaggagtgcgaggatcatgaagGCAACTTAATAT is part of the Portunus trituberculatus isolate SZX2019 chromosome 2, ASM1759143v1, whole genome shotgun sequence genome and encodes:
- the LOC123507074 gene encoding uncharacterized protein LOC123507074, producing MVEASWRRWCWWRECLVVVVVVVASEAAGQQTPCEVLDSSLQSTFPLPTTLTLRPLEPQWRLDFAVHETHAASTACVRVEQKSKISSVRFKLYKGTCSNGTLVDYGFLHHVTLLPTAWTLLQVQVKDNSVVVEPSGAAAVVLQDRDVPLSCNTLQVSAVQYVEAAVGCRVRCPHYKHSSGRGGNKDVLTTRRDNALFYFRPGEDSVRLQLQVTCTTTRGATLYPHLADITPSRAGWQLVEVRHHGGVAQVTLDNEMVWIRELPPQCAFLGHTVTIEGQALFTSSCNPVTGDPGGTGPHQWALILTPPTPARLS